In one Cervus elaphus chromosome 9, mCerEla1.1, whole genome shotgun sequence genomic region, the following are encoded:
- the LOC122700837 gene encoding proline-rich protein HaeIII subfamily 1-like: MAAAAAKARRDSGGAAPRGQWAPAAPAPRRRQAPPLYARAGGRAPRRPISAPRPPAPASGAPRLEGGLAGGPTPGPRVRRALCPPPFRRPGLLTSRPRPAGPWAETREKGAARCAQTQPCLRCLPDFWSNLRTGAPRQETRAQV; the protein is encoded by the exons ATGGCGGCGGCCGCCGCGAAAG CCCGCAGAGACAGCGGCGGAGCAGCGCCGCGCGGTCAGTGGGCGCCCGCGGCCCCGGCGCCGAGGCGGCGTCAGGCCCCGCCCCTCTACGCGCGGGCGGGGGGGCGGGCGCCCCGGCGGCCAATcagcgcgccccgcccgcccgcgcCGGCCTCGGGAGCGCCGCGGCTGGAGGGCGGCCTCGCGGGAGGACCGACGCCGGGCCCCCGGGTCCGCCGCGCCCTTTGCCCGCCTCCCTTTCGTCGCCCCGGTCTCCTGACCTCGAGGCCCAGGCCTGCAGGGCCGTGGGCAGAAACTCGTGAGAAGGGGGCTGCGCGTTGTGCTCAGACTCAGCCTTGCCTCCGTTGCCTCCCTGACTTCTGGTCAAACCTGAGGACAGGAGCCCCCCGACAG gagacacgggcacaagtttga